The Oncorhynchus tshawytscha isolate Ot180627B linkage group LG08, Otsh_v2.0, whole genome shotgun sequence genome window below encodes:
- the LOC112256206 gene encoding LOW QUALITY PROTEIN: neuronal PAS domain-containing protein 4A (The sequence of the model RefSeq protein was modified relative to this genomic sequence to represent the inferred CDS: inserted 4 bases in 3 codons) yields MYRSTKGASKARRDQINAEIRNLKDLLPISDAEKARLSYLHIMSLASMYTRKSVFFSQESGSAGSLEESARFLSFHELSELVQELPGFLLLLTGEGKLLYLSDSVSEHLGHSMVDLVAQGDSVYDIIDPTDHFIMRTNLAPPTSPDTDRLFRCRFNTSKSVRRQSAGNKLVLVRARCPFPPSSSTTPSSYWTSNPVWMCFCSPLEAVPTRSGPGGDQVPALIPPAAENNFFLASFQSQHSRDMRLQNAQDSVSVYLGLDVSALRSRSWYSLLHPQDLSHASTQHCSLLREGGEGRSEMVVRVESADHSWVWLYMVLQLEAGDSPISSNNYIISEAEAWSVRQQLSTEQTQLTLVLSTSTSRQDSLSLSSPDQVFTPGSSGLSAQSFDFSMTVSSSVGSSDETGGATTEPMQVEGDPRSSISSIEEESFFQQQQMPAPVQTRSAASSPTPVTVATVADLDFLTQNILLPPSFQLEPPLPALPLPLXPVPTSQEQQTKEFVCTXPYTPQLGGGSFLFGEPLFSFDPTGTTTPPPSTTTATATTSIAPSLSPSAPPTTASSPAPPXSLCLTGPSTDLFFPADPCSGSIYEKLPPTPDSPRDGDCTVMTLPEVRGPLYVDVPLGPFHYPLEGLLTPEASPGKQPGLSFFSLERERDKERAEISLLAQHISSLAEGFYLDPLLSKLSPPSMSPSSSPPPTTLSPSVATAGVDSIHMLGEFYPVKVWRGLDFPVFQDDDDSLFEESILEALLQDFSTPPPLSPSIPPPSPPNPVCWHSPSHFEGVSHFCSVQSAHCYPTARCGATLASEAGAMAEWEGLGEEPMEMEVASSPLSSCSSIPASPPLRLTASPTSAPSTPVAPNTPAVPCAQSLLEELAALEPMFGAGASIAPGLGQQPELYQLQCHQPPQCFHKDGSGSVPPF; encoded by the exons ATGTATCGATCAACGAAGGGCGCGTCGAAGGCTCGAAGGGACCAAATCAACGCGGAGATTCGGAACCTGAAGGACTTGCTTCCCATATCCGATGCGGAAAAGGCACGGCTCTCATACCTACATATCATGTCCCTTGCCAGCATGTACACCAGAAAATCGGTCTTCTTCTCTCAAG AATCGGGATCCGCTGGCAGTCTCGAGGAAAGCGCGAGGTTCCTGTCTTTCCACGAGCTGTCAGAGCTGGTGCAGGAGCTCCCAGGGTTCCTGCTCCTGCTGACTGGGGAAGGCAAGCTGCTCTACCTGTCAGACAGCGTCTCCGAGCACCTCGGCCACTCCATG GTGGATCTGGTTGCCCAGGGTGACAGTGTGTATGATATCATTGACCCTACTGACCATTTCATCATGAGGACCAACCTAGCCCCTCCTACATCACCTGACACAG aTCGTCTATTCCGTTGTCGTTTCAACACTTCCAAGTCGGTGCGCAGGCAGAGTGCTGGGAACAAGCTGGTTCTGGTCCGGGcacgctgccctttcccacccTCCTCTTCTACCACCCCTAGCTCCTACTGGACATCCAATCCCGTCTGGATGTGCTTCTGTTCGCCTCTGGAGGCCGTCCCCACCCGCTCTGGTCCTGGGGGGGACCAAGTTCCAGCTCTGATCCCTCCTGCTGCTGAGAACAACTTCTTCCTAGCCTCGTTCCAATCTCAACACAGCCGAGACATGAGGCTCCAGAATGCACAGGACAG TGTCAGTGTTTACCTTGGCCTTGATGTGTCAGCCCTGAGGTCTCGCTCCTGgtacagcctcctccacccacagGACCTGTCACACGCCTCCACTCAGCACTGCAGCCTGT tgagagagggaggagagggtagatCTGAGATGGTGGTACGGGTGGAGTCTGCAGACCACTCCTGGGTCTGGCTCTACATGGTACTGCAGCTGGAGGCAGGAGACAGCCCTATCAGCAgcaacaactacatcatcag tgaGGCGGAGGCGTGGTCAGTGAGACAGCAGCTGAGCACAGAGCAGACCCAGCTGACCCTGGTACTGAGTACCAGTACCTCCCGCCAGGACAGCCTGAGCCTGTCCAGCCCAGACCAAGTCTTCACCCCAGGCAGCAGTGGCCTCTCAGCCCAGTCCTTCGACTTCAGCATGACTGTGTCCAGCAGTGTGGGCTCCTCAGACGAGACAGGGGGCGCCACCACTGAGCCCATGCAGGTGGAGGGCGACCCTCGCTCTAGTATTTCCTCTATTGAGGAGGAGAGCTTCTTCCAGCAGCAGCAGATGCCTGCCCCTGTCCAAACCCGCTCTGCTGCCTCCTCCCCCACCCCAGTTACCGTTGCCACGGTAGCAGACCTGGACTTCCTCACTCAGAACATTCTCCTGCCCCCCTCCTTCCAGCTCGAGCCCCCGCTGCCCGCCCTCCCCCTTCCACT CCCAGTGCCCACCTCTCAGGAGCAGCAGACCAAAGAGTTTGTGTGTA CCCCCTACACACCCCAGCTGGGCGGGGGCAGCTTCCTGTTCGGCGAGCCCCTCTTTAGCTTCGACCCAACAGGCACcaccacaccccctccctccaccaccacagcTACAGCCACCACCTCCatcgccccctccctctccccctctgccccacCCACtacagcctccagccctgctcccc cctccctgtgccTCACTGGCCCCTCCACCGACCTGTTCTTCCCTGCCGATCCCTGCAGTGGCTCTATTTATGAGAAGCTACCCCCCACCCCTGACAGCCCTCGGGATGGGGACTGCACAGTGATGACCTTGCCTGAGGTTCGGGGACCCCTGTATGTAGATGTCCCTTTAGGGCCCTTTCACTACCCCCTCGAGGGCCTCCTCACCCCAGAGGCCTCCCCCGGTAAACAGCCtggtctctctttcttctccctggagagagagagggataaagagagagcagagatctCCCTCTTAGCTCAGCACATCAGCTCCTTAGCAGAGGGATTCTACCTGGATCCTCTCTTATCCAAACTATCCCCTCCTTCcatgtccccctcctcctcccctccccccacgACCCTCTCACCATCTGTAGCCACTGCTGGTGTTGACTCTATCCACATGCTGGGAGAGTTTTACCCCGTCAAAGTGTGGAGAGGCCTGGACTTCCCTGTATTCCAAGATGATGATGACTCTCTGTTTGAAGAGAGCATCTTAGAAGCCCTGCTCCAGGacttctccacccctccacccctctccccttccaTCCCCCCGCCATCTCCCCCCAACCCAGTGTGCTGGCACTCACCCTCCCACTTTGAGGGGGTCAGCCACTTCTGTAGCGTCCAATCGGCGCACTGTTACCCCACGGCAAGGTGCGGGGCGACATTGGCCAGCGAGGCCGGGGCGATGGCAGAATGGGAGGGGCTGGGGGAGGAGCCTATGGAGATGGAGGTGGCGTCATCACCTCTGTCTTCCTGTTCCTCCATCCCAGCATCCCCTCCCCTGCGACTCACTGCCTCCCCCACCTCCGCCCCCTCCACGCCCGTCGCCCCCAACACGCCCGCCGTGCCTTGCGCCCAGTCCCTCCTGGAGGAGCTGGCCGCCCTGGAACCCATGTTTGGGGCAGGTGCCTCGATCGCCCCCGGCTTGGGGCAGCAACCTGAGTTGTATCAACTCCAGTGTCACCAGCCGCCACAGTGCTTCCACAAAG ATGGGAGTGGAAGTGTTCCCCCGTTCTAA